One Acidiferrobacter thiooxydans DNA window includes the following coding sequences:
- a CDS encoding CoB--CoM heterodisulfide reductase iron-sulfur subunit B family protein has protein sequence MSKVAYYPGCALEGSGGPYDKSTRVLVDKLGLKMENLEDYSCCGAMEVKNIHPMLQTYMSARNLAIASEQMGYDTVMAPCNGCYHNLKKTEYELATSEEHLKTVQDLAKKADDPVYKGDVRTVHLLEWLMEELGPEGIKAKMSKSLKGLKIANYYGCMYTRPRQIFPEKDQGPGSESSYKPHFMDDLLAAAGAENVDFPLKTACCGGAHTLSDSDTSTQLVLNILQAAEEAGAEVIATECPTCHSGLEMHQVRAEKEFGITTNVKIVYFTQLLGLAMGMSPRKMGIHENISDSMGFLKEKGVA, from the coding sequence ATGTCTAAAGTTGCCTATTATCCCGGCTGCGCGCTCGAGGGTTCGGGTGGTCCCTACGACAAGTCGACGCGCGTGCTGGTCGACAAGCTCGGCCTCAAGATGGAAAACCTCGAGGATTACAGCTGCTGCGGCGCGATGGAGGTGAAGAACATTCATCCGATGCTGCAGACCTATATGTCGGCGCGTAATCTCGCCATCGCCAGCGAGCAGATGGGGTACGATACCGTCATGGCGCCGTGCAACGGCTGCTACCACAACCTGAAGAAGACCGAGTATGAGCTCGCCACCTCGGAAGAGCACCTAAAGACCGTTCAAGATCTCGCCAAGAAGGCCGATGATCCGGTGTACAAGGGCGATGTGCGCACTGTCCATCTGCTCGAGTGGCTGATGGAGGAGTTGGGGCCGGAGGGCATCAAGGCCAAGATGTCGAAGAGCCTGAAGGGGCTCAAGATCGCCAACTACTACGGCTGCATGTATACCCGCCCGCGCCAGATCTTCCCCGAGAAGGATCAGGGGCCGGGCTCGGAGTCGAGTTACAAGCCCCATTTCATGGACGACCTGCTGGCGGCGGCGGGCGCCGAGAACGTCGACTTTCCCTTGAAGACCGCGTGCTGCGGGGGAGCCCATACTCTTTCGGATTCCGACACCTCGACGCAGCTCGTACTGAACATTCTGCAGGCTGCCGAGGAGGCGGGCGCCGAGGTTATCGCTACGGAATGTCCGACCTGCCACTCGGGGCTCGAGATGCATCAGGTGCGTGCCGAAAAGGAGTTTGGGATCACGACCAACGTGAAGATCGTCTACTTTACGCAGCTCCTGGGGCTTGCCATGGGGATGTCGCCGCGTAAGATGGGGATTCACGAGAACATCAGTGACTCTATGGGGTTCTTGAAGGAGAAGGGCGTAGCCTGA
- a CDS encoding glycine cleavage system protein H — translation MEYNGCEFRPELYYDREFQIWLRREENGAITIGMTDISQTIAGKILHARVRRPGTMRPAGKPVATIESGKWAGPIPNVFDCVIEEGNREVLDDPNLLNVEPYEAWVARVRPVAPVDEVLTALVTGEEAARGYGERCVREDIKCTRGVR, via the coding sequence GTGGAGTATAACGGCTGCGAGTTTCGTCCTGAGCTGTACTACGACCGTGAATTCCAGATCTGGCTCAGGCGCGAGGAGAACGGCGCGATCACGATCGGCATGACCGATATCTCGCAGACGATCGCCGGCAAGATTCTGCACGCGCGGGTGCGCAGGCCGGGGACCATGCGGCCGGCCGGCAAGCCGGTGGCGACGATCGAGAGCGGCAAGTGGGCGGGTCCTATTCCCAATGTCTTCGATTGCGTGATCGAAGAGGGGAACCGCGAGGTGCTCGATGACCCGAACCTTTTGAACGTCGAGCCCTACGAGGCGTGGGTCGCGCGCGTACGGCCGGTGGCGCCCGTGGATGAGGTCTTGACGGCGCTCGTCACCGGCGAGGAGGCGGCGCGCGGTTACGGCGAGCGCTGCGTTCGCGAGGACATCAAATGCACCCGGGGTGTACGGTAA
- a CDS encoding DsrE family protein: MADDHFLDNDEKSVLIVMTSGPSTPHRCATPFYLGAILASMDADVRIFFTMEGVNLLKKGVAENLTAMEGGKRVIDFIRDAKAAGVKLHLCLPALPGYKIDEKADIIAEVDECSGGGTLADLILSCDKVLFF, translated from the coding sequence ATGGCTGACGACCATTTTCTCGACAACGACGAAAAGTCCGTGCTTATCGTCATGACGAGCGGTCCGTCGACACCACACCGCTGCGCCACGCCGTTTTACTTGGGCGCGATCCTGGCGTCGATGGACGCTGATGTACGGATATTCTTTACCATGGAGGGTGTAAACCTCCTAAAGAAGGGCGTGGCCGAGAATTTGACGGCCATGGAAGGCGGTAAGCGCGTCATCGATTTCATACGTGACGCCAAGGCGGCAGGTGTGAAGCTGCATCTGTGTCTGCCGGCCCTGCCGGGCTATAAAATCGACGAGAAAGCGGATATTATCGCTGAGGTCGACGAGTGTTCCGGCGGCGGAACGCTGGCTGACTTGATATTGTCCTGCGACAAGGTCCTGTTTTTTTAG
- the gcvH gene encoding glycine cleavage system protein GcvH, producing MASVRGCNIPEDLSYNVDNNVWARREADGTVTVGLTAYACSLAGEIVAYTPKKAGKDIAKDKSCATVESGKWVGPVKTPVTGSVIAVNDAVASKPGLINKDPYGEGWVVKMKPSDWDGESKSLKTGGDAVSAFEAKMDSEGFKGC from the coding sequence ATGGCTTCAGTGCGCGGCTGTAATATTCCGGAAGACTTGAGCTACAACGTCGATAACAACGTATGGGCCCGACGCGAAGCCGATGGCACCGTGACCGTTGGCTTGACGGCATATGCATGCTCGCTTGCAGGCGAGATCGTGGCCTACACGCCGAAGAAGGCCGGCAAGGACATCGCCAAGGATAAGTCTTGCGCGACCGTCGAGTCGGGCAAGTGGGTGGGGCCGGTGAAGACCCCGGTCACGGGATCGGTGATAGCGGTCAATGATGCGGTCGCGAGCAAGCCGGGCCTGATCAACAAGGACCCCTACGGCGAGGGCTGGGTGGTGAAGATGAAACCCAGCGATTGGGACGGAGAGTCGAAGTCGCTGAAGACCGGCGGTGATGCGGTGTCGGCGTTCGAAGCAAAGATGGACAGCGAAGGCTTCAAGGGCTGTTAA
- a CDS encoding radical SAM protein yields the protein MSAWSEILEAVEPLEDLAFDVGLVERLAASEGALPGIHFYTPTFKSYASSEIRDCGRSAWPAISITGGDCKLNCDHCKAKILEPMIPARSPEELWRAVNGVVEQGAGGMLLTGGSNHRNEVEYDRYYPTIRRIKDEFPQFRIAMHTALVDDAIAGRMADAGIDAAMMDVIGAQDTITQVYHLRRAVDDFERALEALTKTSMKVVPHIVVGLHYGQLLGEWNALEIVARHKPSALVLVVVMPTYAGELRPFATPDPHEVGQFFGDARTVLPDVPLLLGCARPAGSVKSLIDAYAVMAGVDGMAHPSDGMVELAARLERPVRVTPACCSIAVGDEVMAMSGSDSGLEIDLDEIVRHERERRAARKRQSVFGEIKVMGGEERSGCCGT from the coding sequence ATGAGCGCTTGGTCGGAAATCCTCGAGGCAGTCGAACCGCTGGAAGATCTGGCGTTCGATGTCGGCCTCGTCGAACGCTTGGCGGCGTCCGAGGGGGCGCTTCCGGGGATCCATTTCTACACGCCGACATTCAAGAGCTACGCGAGTAGCGAGATCCGGGACTGCGGGCGTAGTGCCTGGCCTGCGATCTCGATCACGGGCGGCGACTGCAAGCTGAACTGCGACCACTGCAAGGCCAAGATCCTGGAGCCCATGATCCCGGCGCGTAGTCCCGAGGAGTTGTGGCGCGCGGTCAACGGGGTCGTCGAGCAGGGCGCAGGGGGCATGCTGTTGACGGGCGGCTCGAACCACCGCAACGAGGTCGAATACGACCGCTACTATCCCACCATCCGGCGCATCAAAGACGAGTTCCCGCAGTTTCGCATCGCCATGCACACCGCGCTCGTGGATGACGCCATCGCCGGGCGCATGGCCGATGCCGGCATCGATGCCGCCATGATGGATGTCATCGGTGCGCAGGATACGATTACCCAAGTCTATCATTTGCGGCGCGCGGTCGACGATTTCGAGCGAGCCCTGGAGGCGCTCACGAAGACCTCCATGAAGGTTGTGCCGCACATCGTAGTCGGGCTGCATTATGGCCAGCTGCTTGGGGAATGGAACGCGCTGGAGATCGTGGCGCGGCACAAGCCCTCGGCGTTGGTATTGGTGGTGGTCATGCCGACTTACGCCGGCGAACTGCGGCCGTTCGCGACACCCGATCCCCATGAGGTGGGGCAGTTTTTTGGGGATGCGCGCACGGTCTTGCCGGACGTGCCGTTGCTGCTGGGGTGCGCACGGCCGGCGGGATCCGTAAAAAGCCTAATCGACGCCTACGCCGTCATGGCCGGAGTGGATGGCATGGCGCACCCGAGCGACGGCATGGTGGAACTCGCCGCGCGTCTCGAGCGGCCGGTGCGTGTCACGCCGGCATGTTGCTCGATCGCGGTAGGCGACGAGGTCATGGCGATGAGTGGATCGGATTCGGGGCTCGAGATCGATCTTGACGAGATCGTCCGGCATGAGCGTGAACGGCGCGCGGCCCGCAAACGCCAGTCGGTGTTCGGCGAGATCAAGGTGATGGGCGGCGAAGAACGGTCGGGTTGCTGCGGGACATGA
- a CDS encoding biotin/lipoate A/B protein ligase family protein, producing the protein MSRAWRLIDTGVRPAAENMALDRALLESCQAGAPNTLRFLRFEPSALIGFHQSVSQELDIDYCRREGIGISRRITGGGALYCDQGQIGWELFVDRRTFATGDMLAIARTVCGIAVEGLRSLGVDAAFRPRNDIEVAGRKIGGTGGAFDGNALLYQGTVLIDFDVERMLRVLRIPQEKLSDKAIASARERITTLRAWLSDDTPSAATVQAAFARAFAQGLGVTFEAGDLSAVERDLYGRYRIEMAGDDWIFETDRPRIEVATASAMRKTAGGLVRVMVTVDTARERLKQAFITGDFFINPRRAIVDLEAALRDLALERVDETVDAFFKNRTVEMLLLTPEDLKAVLREALRSLEPQGHERIGV; encoded by the coding sequence ATGAGCCGCGCCTGGCGCCTCATCGATACCGGCGTGAGGCCGGCGGCCGAGAACATGGCGCTGGATCGCGCACTGCTGGAGTCCTGTCAGGCGGGCGCCCCCAACACTTTGCGTTTTTTGCGCTTCGAGCCGTCGGCGCTCATCGGCTTCCATCAGAGCGTCTCCCAGGAACTGGATATCGACTACTGTCGGCGGGAAGGTATTGGGATCTCGCGACGCATAACCGGTGGTGGGGCGCTTTACTGCGACCAGGGGCAGATCGGCTGGGAGCTTTTCGTGGACCGCCGCACATTCGCCACCGGCGATATGCTCGCGATTGCGCGCACGGTGTGCGGTATCGCCGTGGAAGGATTGCGGTCCCTGGGCGTGGATGCCGCGTTTCGCCCACGCAATGACATCGAGGTGGCGGGCCGCAAGATCGGCGGGACCGGCGGGGCCTTCGACGGCAATGCCTTGCTCTACCAGGGGACGGTGCTGATCGATTTTGACGTCGAGCGCATGCTACGGGTGTTGCGCATACCCCAGGAAAAGCTTTCCGACAAGGCCATTGCCTCGGCGCGCGAGCGGATAACGACCTTGCGGGCGTGGCTTTCGGATGATACGCCATCGGCAGCAACGGTGCAGGCGGCATTCGCGCGGGCGTTCGCGCAAGGCTTGGGTGTGACCTTCGAGGCCGGGGACCTGAGCGCTGTCGAGCGCGACCTGTATGGGCGCTACCGGATCGAGATGGCCGGCGACGACTGGATCTTCGAGACCGACAGGCCCAGGATCGAGGTGGCAACCGCAAGCGCCATGCGCAAGACCGCAGGCGGACTCGTGCGCGTGATGGTAACGGTGGATACGGCGCGCGAGCGCCTAAAGCAGGCCTTCATCACGGGGGACTTCTTTATCAACCCGCGGCGCGCGATCGTCGATCTCGAGGCCGCTCTGCGCGACCTGGCGCTGGAGAGGGTCGATGAGACGGTGGACGCATTCTTTAAAAACCGCACGGTCGAGATGTTGTTGCTGACGCCTGAGGACCTCAAGGCGGTGTTGCGCGAGGCCTTGAGATCGCTCGAGCCCCAAGGTCATGAACGCATCGGCGTTTGA
- a CDS encoding NAD(P)/FAD-dependent oxidoreductase has translation MNASAFDVLVVGLGPGGASAAAVAARAGLSVLAIDKRRTIGEPVQCAEFVPLTMGRYAKPALVQRIAGMRSVLPSGACEHSDFPGLMVDRAMFDQALATEASRAGAMLRIQTALKGLEHGQRAAILRGPEGHVERAHYKVLIAADGPHSTVARCVGLAPLKTVETRQYQVPLQRPYDDTDIWLSDEFPGGYGWLFPRGPVANVGLGADRRLAGDLKAPLERLHATLMRDEVVGAEVLGRTGGSIPVGGIRVPLVHDSILFVGDAAGLTHPITGAGIASAVVSGERAGLAAAEFLARGAALDEYAADMQDEFAESLARAVARREWLMERWHTPAAHLDETHKRGWIAFREYFVR, from the coding sequence ATGAACGCATCGGCGTTTGATGTTCTGGTCGTAGGACTCGGGCCTGGCGGGGCGTCGGCGGCGGCGGTCGCGGCGCGCGCCGGTCTCTCGGTGTTGGCCATCGACAAGCGTCGCACGATCGGCGAGCCCGTGCAGTGCGCGGAGTTTGTGCCGCTCACCATGGGGCGCTACGCCAAGCCGGCGCTCGTGCAAAGGATCGCGGGCATGCGCAGTGTGCTGCCCTCCGGGGCCTGCGAGCATTCGGATTTTCCGGGGCTCATGGTCGACCGGGCGATGTTCGATCAGGCGCTCGCGACCGAGGCCTCGAGGGCCGGGGCGATGTTGCGTATCCAGACGGCCCTAAAGGGGCTCGAGCACGGGCAGCGCGCCGCCATCCTGCGGGGTCCCGAGGGCCATGTCGAGCGCGCCCACTACAAGGTGCTGATCGCAGCCGACGGCCCGCATTCGACGGTGGCGCGCTGCGTGGGGCTCGCGCCATTGAAGACCGTGGAGACGCGCCAATACCAGGTGCCGCTGCAGCGTCCTTACGACGACACGGATATCTGGCTTTCCGATGAATTTCCCGGCGGTTATGGCTGGCTGTTTCCGCGGGGTCCGGTGGCCAATGTCGGGCTCGGGGCGGATCGACGCCTGGCGGGGGACCTGAAGGCGCCGCTCGAGCGGTTGCATGCGACGCTCATGCGCGATGAGGTCGTGGGCGCGGAGGTCTTGGGGCGTACCGGCGGCAGCATCCCGGTCGGCGGGATACGTGTCCCTTTGGTGCATGACAGTATCCTGTTCGTAGGCGATGCTGCGGGCCTCACCCACCCCATTACCGGGGCCGGCATTGCCAGTGCGGTGGTGTCGGGCGAGCGCGCGGGGTTGGCCGCCGCCGAGTTTCTGGCACGCGGTGCGGCATTGGACGAATATGCGGCGGACATGCAAGACGAGTTCGCCGAGAGCTTGGCGCGTGCCGTGGCGCGCCGGGAGTGGTTGATGGAGCGCTGGCATACGCCGGCGGCCCATTTGGATGAGACCCACAAGCGCGGCTGGATTGCGTTTCGTGAATACTTCGTACGTTAA
- a CDS encoding radical SAM protein gives MSATADSVTPITFYRPNYHMKTPAMRSPEYVQMSTAAAITLGLVPGQMHRTGCTHCLNLLVTYSEGCRANCAYCGLARHREEARDYADRNFIRVDWPAVRYDEVIERMRAGSDKGQFQRMCISMITHPESDRDTMTLLKRWTAAVPHVPVSILSNPTTMEKADLVALRDAGADIFTIALDAVTPEIFDRTRGKAVDSPHKWAKYWQALEWAAEVFGPEKFGAHLICGMGETEQEILEVAQKITDMGGHNHMFAFFPERGSLMEDWAPVPKDQWRRVQLARFIIDYAGGHIRDMRFDAEGRVVDFGMTEADLADLIASGKPFQTSGCPGKDDEEISACNRPYGDSSPSDIRSFPFALNRRDVEIVKRQMAGEDIGTL, from the coding sequence ATGAGCGCTACCGCCGACTCCGTGACGCCGATCACCTTTTACCGCCCGAACTATCACATGAAGACCCCGGCCATGCGATCGCCGGAGTATGTCCAGATGTCGACGGCCGCCGCCATTACCCTCGGTCTCGTTCCTGGCCAGATGCATAGAACCGGTTGCACGCATTGCCTGAATCTCCTCGTGACCTATTCGGAAGGTTGCCGGGCGAATTGCGCCTACTGTGGGCTTGCGCGTCATCGCGAGGAGGCCCGCGACTATGCCGATCGGAATTTCATCCGCGTGGACTGGCCGGCGGTACGCTATGACGAGGTCATAGAGCGTATGCGGGCGGGCAGTGATAAGGGGCAATTCCAGCGCATGTGCATCTCCATGATCACGCACCCCGAATCCGATCGTGACACCATGACCTTGCTGAAGCGCTGGACCGCGGCTGTGCCCCATGTCCCGGTGTCGATCTTGTCCAACCCCACGACCATGGAAAAGGCCGACCTCGTGGCGCTACGCGATGCCGGTGCCGACATCTTTACCATCGCCCTCGATGCCGTGACTCCCGAGATTTTTGATCGGACGCGCGGCAAGGCGGTGGACAGCCCGCACAAGTGGGCCAAGTACTGGCAGGCCCTGGAGTGGGCGGCGGAGGTCTTTGGGCCCGAGAAGTTCGGCGCGCATCTCATCTGCGGCATGGGCGAGACCGAGCAGGAGATACTGGAGGTGGCCCAGAAGATCACCGACATGGGCGGCCACAATCACATGTTCGCATTTTTCCCAGAGCGCGGTTCGCTCATGGAGGACTGGGCGCCGGTACCCAAGGATCAGTGGCGGCGCGTGCAGTTGGCGCGTTTCATCATCGATTATGCCGGCGGCCATATCCGCGACATGCGTTTCGATGCCGAAGGCCGGGTGGTGGATTTCGGGATGACCGAGGCGGATCTGGCCGACCTCATTGCCTCGGGCAAGCCCTTTCAGACCTCGGGATGTCCTGGTAAGGATGACGAGGAGATATCGGCCTGCAACCGCCCCTACGGCGACTCCAGTCCGTCCGACATTCGCTCCTTCCCCTTTGCCTTGAATCGTCGCGACGTCGAGATCGTCAAGCGTCAGATGGCGGGCGAGGATATCGGGACCTTGTAA
- a CDS encoding OmpP1/FadL family transporter — MRPRSTLVTALLMAAAGLGVAHASGFAIAELSITGLSEADALVANTNSLGALAYNPAAMAFHKGGYDLGLQGIYDHTQVTPAGGTGTVVATTPHWQTMPNLFWSDKIAPHTRFGFGINEPYGLQIAWPAQTFPTLAHGSAAALAPTYTQLRLFDVAPSFSYRFGPVAVDAGADYYDAHRTVLGTPLATVSGSGDQVGAHVGALGHWGTLGVGINYRSAVNVPLDGTFNGPGRSIPVNTTLHLPWQLAVGVSEALNTKLGVELDFDRTGWSRFSNMVVTPAPAAGGGPALLTSTYDWQSSNAYRIGLHYALSRHVRLRAGYAYDVTGATNSDFSARIPDANRQEFSFGASQRLGAWSLSAGYMYVLFNTRTYASTTPLTGADPNGTSAYNGTYKTRAQLFGVSISRRFS, encoded by the coding sequence ATGCGTCCTCGATCAACCCTGGTAACGGCGCTACTCATGGCAGCGGCCGGCCTTGGGGTCGCCCACGCATCAGGCTTTGCGATTGCGGAGCTCTCAATCACCGGACTAAGCGAGGCCGATGCCCTGGTGGCGAACACCAACAGCCTCGGTGCGCTGGCCTATAATCCCGCGGCCATGGCCTTTCACAAAGGCGGGTACGACCTCGGTCTTCAGGGGATCTACGATCACACGCAGGTGACGCCCGCAGGCGGTACGGGGACTGTGGTCGCGACCACCCCGCACTGGCAAACGATGCCCAACCTGTTCTGGTCGGACAAGATCGCGCCACACACACGTTTCGGGTTTGGTATAAATGAACCTTATGGGCTACAGATCGCATGGCCCGCGCAAACTTTTCCGACGCTCGCCCACGGATCGGCGGCGGCGCTCGCGCCAACCTACACACAACTGCGCCTCTTCGACGTCGCGCCGAGCTTCTCGTATCGCTTCGGTCCGGTCGCCGTGGACGCCGGGGCCGATTACTACGACGCGCATCGCACGGTGCTGGGGACGCCGCTCGCCACCGTGAGCGGCTCCGGAGACCAGGTCGGCGCGCATGTGGGGGCCTTGGGCCACTGGGGCACACTGGGCGTGGGCATTAATTACCGGTCAGCGGTCAATGTACCGCTCGACGGGACATTCAACGGACCCGGGCGCTCGATCCCCGTCAACACCACCCTGCATCTACCCTGGCAGTTGGCGGTCGGCGTGAGTGAGGCGCTGAACACCAAGCTCGGGGTCGAGCTGGATTTCGATCGCACCGGCTGGAGCCGCTTCAGCAACATGGTCGTCACACCGGCCCCAGCGGCGGGAGGTGGCCCGGCGCTACTCACCAGCACCTACGACTGGCAGTCCTCGAATGCCTACCGCATAGGCCTGCACTACGCCTTGAGTCGTCATGTGCGCCTGCGCGCCGGCTACGCCTATGACGTGACGGGCGCCACGAATAGCGACTTCTCGGCGCGCATACCGGATGCCAACCGCCAGGAGTTCAGTTTCGGGGCGAGCCAGAGGCTGGGGGCCTGGAGTCTGAGCGCGGGCTACATGTACGTGCTCTTCAATACCCGCACCTACGCCTCGACCACACCGCTTACGGGTGCGGATCCCAACGGCACCAGCGCCTATAACGGGACCTACAAGACCCGCGCCCAGCTCTTTGGCGTCAGCATCAGCCGCCGGTTCTCTTAA
- a CDS encoding OmpP1/FadL family transporter, with protein sequence MVSTKKWALASAVAAAIALPATALATTAGYFQLGYSTISDGMAGASAALPQDSMIQATNPAGIAFVGSRLDLGVAGFWPYRGYSSGTAGTAGCSAQGCSPMPNPGSYGSNGDFFLIPHIGYTQRLSHDNYVGLAIYGNGGMSTNYHYPAATTGANGGPVPGGPFYDGQTGVNLQQLFIQATYARKFMRHDSLGLSLIVARQTFSADGLSGFSRYSANPGSLSGRGSATSDGVGFKVGGQFRILPGIDLGIAYSPRMTMSKFNAYSGLFAGGGRFDIPANGVVGLAFKPTAHQVLAFDFQRIYYNDVPAIADPINGLLTGAKLGSAGGPGFGWQNISVYKLGYQIALNHAVTGRVGFAYNTQPIPASQVLFNILAPGVIQRHVTAGVTVRTARHQDVSVAAMYGLPQSVYGNAPAGFGGAPIKISLHEYQLEANWGWKF encoded by the coding sequence ATGGTGAGCACTAAGAAGTGGGCGCTGGCCTCGGCCGTTGCCGCCGCCATAGCCCTACCCGCTACCGCCCTGGCGACCACCGCCGGCTATTTCCAACTCGGATACAGCACCATTAGTGACGGCATGGCCGGTGCCAGCGCCGCCCTTCCCCAAGACAGCATGATCCAGGCCACCAACCCCGCGGGCATCGCTTTTGTGGGTAGCCGCTTGGATCTGGGTGTAGCCGGGTTCTGGCCTTATCGAGGTTACTCAAGCGGCACAGCCGGTACTGCGGGTTGCAGTGCGCAGGGTTGCAGTCCAATGCCAAATCCTGGTAGTTACGGGAGTAATGGGGATTTCTTCCTCATCCCGCACATCGGTTACACCCAGCGCCTGAGCCACGATAACTATGTCGGCCTCGCCATTTATGGCAACGGTGGCATGAGTACGAATTATCATTACCCGGCGGCGACTACCGGGGCGAATGGCGGCCCGGTGCCCGGCGGCCCGTTTTATGACGGCCAGACGGGTGTCAATCTCCAGCAACTCTTCATCCAGGCAACCTATGCGCGCAAATTTATGCGCCACGACTCTCTGGGCCTTAGTCTGATTGTGGCGCGCCAAACATTCAGCGCTGATGGGCTCAGCGGTTTTTCGCGTTACTCGGCTAATCCTGGTTCGCTGAGTGGTCGGGGTTCTGCTACGTCAGATGGTGTGGGTTTCAAGGTTGGTGGCCAGTTTCGGATCCTGCCAGGCATCGATCTAGGTATCGCCTACTCGCCGCGCATGACGATGTCCAAGTTTAATGCTTACTCAGGACTATTCGCCGGCGGGGGCCGCTTCGATATCCCAGCGAACGGCGTCGTTGGACTTGCGTTCAAGCCTACTGCCCATCAGGTACTCGCGTTCGATTTCCAGAGGATCTACTACAATGATGTGCCGGCGATTGCCGATCCGATCAACGGTCTCCTTACCGGTGCCAAGTTAGGCTCCGCCGGGGGGCCGGGTTTTGGATGGCAAAATATATCGGTTTATAAGCTCGGTTATCAGATCGCCTTGAATCACGCCGTCACCGGGCGCGTCGGCTTTGCTTACAATACCCAGCCAATCCCGGCCTCGCAGGTGTTATTCAATATACTTGCACCCGGCGTTATCCAGCGCCATGTTACAGCCGGCGTGACGGTCCGCACGGCGCGCCATCAGGACGTCTCGGTGGCAGCCATGTATGGTCTCCCACAGTCGGTCTACGGCAATGCGCCCGCAGGCTTCGGTGGGGCGCCGATCAAGATCAGCCTGCACGAATACCAGCTCGAGGCAAACTGGGGATGGAAGTTCTAA
- a CDS encoding acetoin utilization protein AcuC — protein sequence MIGTETGTRRRAVFVGGSHYRRPSYGHNHPLAIPRVSLTYDVITAYGALTPSEFVRSRPASAGELTRFHTRDYVNALKRAEAFGRVRPEDRARHELGTIENPYFPGMFYTPALATGGSLQAAEAVLAGCHAFSPAGGMHHAVPDAARGFCYFNDVVLAILRLRAEGLRVLYLDIDAHHGDGVEQAFWDDASVMTVSLHMDTAYAYPFKGGNLQDQGGPKALGLTLNIPLPRETHDREYRKVFAGIWQPVVERFRPDAIVLQTGTDALFGDPLGRFQLSTAGFLDIVAQVVAAGLPVLATGGGGYHPLLLARAWTGVWGLLSGRALPEALPEAARHALRAVGWDEDEDEPYYEDLFRNRLEYGEERPVRPVIHELIAALSVHPALKRRLWAS from the coding sequence ATGATCGGGACGGAGACGGGGACCAGGCGCCGCGCGGTATTTGTGGGTGGCTCCCATTACCGTCGCCCGAGTTACGGTCATAACCATCCACTCGCCATCCCGCGCGTATCCCTGACCTACGATGTGATCACGGCCTATGGGGCGCTTACGCCCTCCGAGTTCGTGCGTTCACGCCCGGCGAGCGCGGGCGAGTTGACCCGCTTTCATACCCGCGATTATGTGAATGCCTTGAAGCGCGCCGAGGCCTTTGGACGGGTGCGCCCCGAGGATCGCGCCCGCCACGAATTGGGGACCATCGAAAACCCTTACTTTCCAGGCATGTTTTACACCCCGGCCCTTGCCACCGGTGGCAGCCTGCAGGCCGCCGAGGCGGTGCTTGCGGGATGCCACGCCTTCAGCCCGGCCGGGGGCATGCATCACGCGGTTCCGGACGCGGCGCGCGGCTTTTGTTATTTCAATGATGTCGTGCTTGCGATCTTAAGGCTGCGCGCCGAGGGCCTGCGGGTCTTGTATCTGGATATCGACGCCCATCACGGCGACGGGGTCGAGCAGGCCTTCTGGGATGACGCCTCGGTCATGACGGTCTCGCTGCACATGGATACCGCCTACGCCTATCCCTTCAAGGGCGGGAATCTCCAGGACCAGGGAGGACCCAAGGCCTTGGGTCTCACCCTCAATATCCCGCTGCCCCGCGAGACCCATGACCGGGAATACCGCAAGGTCTTCGCCGGCATATGGCAGCCGGTCGTGGAGCGCTTCCGGCCGGACGCCATCGTCTTGCAGACCGGAACCGATGCGCTGTTCGGGGATCCCTTGGGCCGGTTCCAGCTATCGACCGCCGGTTTTCTGGACATCGTCGCGCAGGTCGTGGCCGCCGGATTGCCGGTACTCGCCACGGGGGGCGGGGGTTATCACCCCTTGCTGCTGGCGCGGGCCTGGACCGGGGTGTGGGGGCTGCTGTCGGGGCGTGCGCTCCCGGAGGCGCTCCCGGAGGCGGCCCGTCACGCGCTGCGCGCCGTGGGCTGGGATGAGGACGAAGACGAGCCGTATTACGAGGATCTGTTTCGCAACCGCCTGGAATACGGCGAGGAGCGGCCGGTACGCCCGGTGATTCACGAACTCATCGCCGCGCTTTCCGTTCACCCGGCCCTGAAGAGGCGTCTATGGGCCTCCTAG